A window of Desulfurobacteriaceae bacterium genomic DNA:
CGTGAGAAGCAAACTCTAAGGGCGGTTCTGCGAATTGGATGTTCTTCTTATATCTATCAATGTTTCTAAGGTTATCATGATTTACTATCACTCTCACAGTATCAAAAGGATTGTCCGATGGTCTTTGGAGTTTTTTGAGTGTAGTTGCTTCTAAACGTTTTTTGGCTAAAATGGTATCTCGAATTAACTTGTTTTGCTGATACAAGTCCCCTATACGTGCCATTTTTTTCCTCCCAAAAAATTACCTTACCAAGTTTATAACCGTTTGGAGCAATGTATCAGCTACAGTTATTATTTTTGAAGCGGCTTGGAACTGTTTTTCTAACATCATTAGCTTAGCCAATTCCTCGTCCTTGTTTACTTCTGAAACAGATGACCTTTTTTCTTTCAAGGAGGAGAGTATAGAATTTTTGATGCTCTTGGTTTCTTTAGCATCTTTTACTTCAACTCCTATTTGGGAAGAAATCTGAGCAATATACTCGTTAAAAGTTAAAGTTTGGCTTGCTAAGACTTTCTCGTCTTTAAGTGCTACTATTTTTAAAGCCAGTTCGTTGTTGCCTTCTTCGTGTGGTCTCGTTGCCGTAGCTATCAAGTTTGGATTGGAAACGACGGTGGGCTCAACCGTTATGTCGGCAGCTCCTGTACCTTTGAAGAAATTGAGACCTGTAGTACCTGCAACAGAAAAACCACTCCTGTGAACGGAATTGACGGTGTTAATCAAGGTTTTTGCAAATTGGTCTAAATATGCTAAATATTTAGGTATTTCTTCGTTATTGGCCTTTAATTGTGCTGCTAACTTTCCCTTAGTGGGTGTTATCCTTAAGGGGTCTTTACCTGTTAACCAGTAAACGGAAACGTAGCCTGTAGGAGAAACACTTCTTGCTAATCTCCAATAGGTATTGCCGGCGACAAGGAGTGAACCGGAAGGTCCATAAACAGTGACCGACTTATCCGGTTGCTCTACGTAAGTTATATCTAAGAGCTCGGCAAGGTCGTTTAACGCTTTCTGTCTTTTGTCTTTTAGTTCTGAAGCTTCTTTTTTTGGTCTGTCATTTTTTGAGATAGCTTCGTTATATTTTGCTATATCGGAAAGTAGCTTGTTTATCTCGGTCAAGGACACTGCTATATCTTTTTGCACAGTTTTTCTGAGTTCGCCTATCGCTCTGTATTTATCCCGTATGGTTGAAGTTAAGTTTTTGGCTGATTGAATTAGATTAATCCTTACGGGACTTGGAGCTGTCGTATCCGAAGAAGGAGTTGCGGCCTCTTCTGCAAGCTCTTGCCACGCATTCCAAAACTCATCAAGTCTGTGGGTAATACCACCGTCATTAAGTTCATTCAAGACGGATTCTATTTGAGATAAAGAGCTTTCAAGTTTGCTATAATAGTTATACTCCTGTATTGTTTGATTAATCCTCTTTTCTAATACAAGGTCAACGCTTCTATACACCCGTGTTATTTCTACGCCCGGGTAAGGAACTGTAGCTTCTTTTGTTACTTTTTGCCTCGAATATCCTTCTGTTCCAGCATTTGTAAGGTTTTGCTCTACTATATTCGTCTCGTATTGAGACGCCAAAAGCCCTTGTTTACCCGTGTTAAACATTGAGAATATGTTCACCTTCTTTACCCTCGCTACTTAGGATTTCCATCATATTAAATGTAAGTTTAGCAACTTCTTCGTGAAGAGAAAAAACTTCTTCTGCTAAGGAAACAAGGTTTGCAGGTAGGGAAGAGCAGTCTTTTAAAG
This region includes:
- the flgK gene encoding flagellar hook-associated protein FlgK → MFNTGKQGLLASQYETNIVEQNLTNAGTEGYSRQKVTKEATVPYPGVEITRVYRSVDLVLEKRINQTIQEYNYYSKLESSLSQIESVLNELNDGGITHRLDEFWNAWQELAEEAATPSSDTTAPSPVRINLIQSAKNLTSTIRDKYRAIGELRKTVQKDIAVSLTEINKLLSDIAKYNEAISKNDRPKKEASELKDKRQKALNDLAELLDITYVEQPDKSVTVYGPSGSLLVAGNTYWRLARSVSPTGYVSVYWLTGKDPLRITPTKGKLAAQLKANNEEIPKYLAYLDQFAKTLINTVNSVHRSGFSVAGTTGLNFFKGTGAADITVEPTVVSNPNLIATATRPHEEGNNELALKIVALKDEKVLASQTLTFNEYIAQISSQIGVEVKDAKETKSIKNSILSSLKEKRSSVSEVNKDEELAKLMMLEKQFQAASKIITVADTLLQTVINLVR